GTCCACCCACCCAGTTTGCATGGTAGCCAGGACTAACTGATGCTACCCTTGTCTTTAAATAAAGAAAGGGGTAGAAAGATGAATAAAACAAGTACACCAGAAGATGTGGCAAGTAGGCGTATGATGCTTATAGCTCCACTCCTTGAAGAAGGCCTAGATGATAGGGGTATTATCGAGCTTAAAAAGCGCATATCCAGCGAGAGTGACTTATCTTATCGCACTATTTCTAGATACTTAGATGCTTATAGGGCTGATGGTTTTTCTGGTTTAAAACCAAAGACTGGCTATAAGAGGCCCAGTAGCTCTTTACCTAATCACTTCGATGAGCTGCTCGAGCAGGCAATAATCCTTCGCAGGGAGCTTCCCTCAAGAAGTGTAAGTGACATAATAAGGATCCTTGAGCTAGAAGAGATGGTAAAACCAGGAGAACTATCTCGCTCCACCCTGCAAAGGCACCTTCAATCAGCTGGCTTTGGGGCTAGGCAGATGAAGATCTACACTCAAAAGGGTGCTGCTGCTAAAAGATTCCAGAAGTCCCACAGGATGATGCTTCTTCAAGGTGATATAAAGTATGGGCCCTACCTTCCCATTGGTAAAAACGGGGAGATGAAGCAGGTCTATCTATCGGCCTTTATAGATGATGCTACTCGCTACATAGTTAGCGCTAGGTTCTATGATAACCAGAGGACAGAGATCATTGAAGATAGCCTTAGAAGAGCTATTATGGTCTATGGTAAACCTGATAAGATCTTTGTAGATAATGGAAAACAGTATAGG
The nucleotide sequence above comes from Synergistaceae bacterium. Encoded proteins:
- a CDS encoding DDE-type integrase/transposase/recombinase, coding for MNKTSTPEDVASRRMMLIAPLLEEGLDDRGIIELKKRISSESDLSYRTISRYLDAYRADGFSGLKPKTGYKRPSSSLPNHFDELLEQAIILRRELPSRSVSDIIRILELEEMVKPGELSRSTLQRHLQSAGFGARQMKIYTQKGAAAKRFQKSHRMMLLQGDIKYGPYLPIGKNGEMKQVYLSAFIDDATRYIVSARFYDNQRTEIIEDSLRRAIMVYGKPDKIFVDNGKQYRSEWLQKACNRLNIRLSFAKPHSPASKGKIEYFNKRIDSFLSEVALDKPKTLEKLNDALELWISDYYHTNPHTGLDGLSPGLAFRSDKRGLKFVDARELREAFLHTETRQVDKTGCISLKGKSYEVGVKLIGRKVEAYYDPSWTDEVEIHHSDYEPFMAPLLVIGENCGITSNLPEGLGPLSPSGSRLLGALGARKEETTAPAAISFKDLGGGE